In Macrobrachium rosenbergii isolate ZJJX-2024 chromosome 48, ASM4041242v1, whole genome shotgun sequence, one DNA window encodes the following:
- the LOC136831676 gene encoding uncharacterized protein: MWLYPTQREHHNLTSQNLIPILHLTSQNLALILHKPEPHPHPAPYKPAPHSPCILRSHTPPSNSLQPERRPYPAPYKPEPHSHPAPYKPEHHSHPAPYKPEPHSHPAPYKPEPHPHPAPYRPESRPHPAPYKPESHPHPAPYKPESRPHPASYKPESHPHPAPYKPEPRPYPAPYKPESRPHPAPYKPESRPHPAPYKPEPHYQTLV, from the exons ATGTGGTTGTACCCTACCCAGAGGGAACACCATAACCTTACAAGCCAGAACCTCATCCCCATCCTGCACCTTACAAGTCAGAACCTCGCCCTTATCCTGCACAAGCCAGAGCCTCATCCTCACCCTGCACCTTACAAGCCAGCCCCTCATTCCCCCTGCATCCTACGATCCCATACTCCCCCCTCCAACTCTCTACAG CCAGAACGTCGTCCTTATCCTGCACCTTACAAGCCAGAACCTCATTCTCATCCTGCACCTTACAAGCCAGAACATCATTCTCATCCTGCACCTTACAAGCCAGAACCTCATTCTCATCCTGCACCTTACAAGCCAgaacctcatcctcatcctgcacCTTACAGGCCAGAATCTCGTCCTCATCCTGCACCTTACAAGCCagaatctcatcctcatcctgcacCTTACAAGCCAGAATCTCGTCCTCATCCTGCATCTTACAAGCCagaatctcatcctcatcctgcacCTTACAAGCCAGAACCTCGTCCTTATCCTGCACCTTACAAGCCAGAATCTCGTCCTCATCCTGCACCTTACAAGCCAGAATCTCGTCCTCATCCTGCACCTTACAAGCCAGAACCTCATTATCAAACCTTAGTCtaa